One genomic segment of Bifidobacterium breve DSM 20213 = JCM 1192 includes these proteins:
- a CDS encoding RusA family crossover junction endodeoxyribonuclease: protein MSEIDIAISRQLWWTQNLRSRSWAVPYAKKKRVKDAAHITFRSLINAGRLTRPTYWPVHVTAIIHPLTHGRFDPENAAPMVKAILDGITQSGYWPDDNAIYVTGPDYRLGQPSTQKGVYHITIRIEEKEH from the coding sequence ATGAGCGAGATTGACATCGCGATCAGCAGGCAACTGTGGTGGACGCAGAACCTTCGAAGCCGCAGCTGGGCGGTGCCATACGCCAAGAAGAAGCGGGTCAAGGACGCCGCCCACATCACCTTCCGCAGTCTCATCAACGCCGGCAGACTCACGCGCCCGACATACTGGCCGGTGCACGTGACAGCCATCATCCACCCATTGACACACGGACGGTTCGACCCCGAGAACGCGGCCCCCATGGTCAAGGCGATACTCGACGGCATCACCCAGTCAGGCTACTGGCCCGACGACAACGCCATATACGTGACAGGCCCCGACTACCGGCTCGGCCAGCCCAGCACGCAGAAGGGCGTCTACCACATCACCATAAGAATCGAAGAAAAGGAACACTAG